A window of Ruminococcus champanellensis 18P13 = JCM 17042 contains these coding sequences:
- a CDS encoding helix-turn-helix transcriptional regulator, which produces MKFAEKIRILRIQQGKTQQAVADGIHVSLRTYVSYEQEGRYPRNREIYDRMAAYFGVEKNYLMAEDESFVTQASEQFGSRGKQQAEALVAELTGLFAGGELSENDRDAVMIALQKAYFDCKEDNQKYVSSSRRKKEE; this is translated from the coding sequence ATGAAATTTGCAGAAAAAATCAGAATCCTGCGGATCCAGCAGGGGAAAACCCAGCAGGCTGTTGCGGACGGGATCCATGTATCCCTGCGCACCTATGTTTCCTATGAGCAGGAAGGACGGTACCCACGGAATCGGGAGATCTACGACAGAATGGCAGCGTATTTCGGAGTGGAGAAAAATTATCTGATGGCGGAGGATGAATCCTTTGTGACCCAGGCATCGGAGCAATTCGGAAGCCGGGGCAAGCAGCAGGCAGAGGCACTGGTGGCGGAACTGACCGGTTTGTTTGCAGGGGGAGAGCTGTCGGAAAATGACCGGGATGCGGTGATGATCGCCCTGCAGAAGGCGTATTTTGACTGTAAGGAGGACAATCAGAAGTATGTGTCCAGCAGTCGTCGCAAGAAAGAGGAGTAG
- a CDS encoding ImmA/IrrE family metallo-endopeptidase, with amino-acid sequence MDPSTVYRQVQALIRHWGTSDPVRLAADMGIRVYDCPDFRDLLGMYTYRWKHRIVLMNPNVSEDLYRMVLAHELGHDQLHRQLAGGEGLQEFQLFRMAGRTEYEANAFAAHLLIDDGELAELVREGYDAEAAASMLCVDVNLLLIKVQQMQKLGVPLKLPYAPDGAFFRNVRE; translated from the coding sequence ATGGATCCCAGTACAGTTTATCGGCAGGTGCAGGCGCTGATCCGGCACTGGGGTACCAGCGATCCGGTGCGGCTTGCGGCGGATATGGGGATCCGGGTGTATGACTGCCCGGATTTCCGTGACCTGCTGGGTATGTATACTTACCGTTGGAAGCATCGGATCGTACTGATGAATCCCAACGTCAGTGAGGATCTGTACCGGATGGTGCTTGCCCATGAGCTGGGGCATGATCAGCTGCATCGTCAGCTTGCCGGGGGAGAGGGGCTGCAGGAATTTCAGCTGTTCCGGATGGCAGGTCGGACGGAGTATGAGGCCAATGCATTTGCCGCCCATCTGCTGATCGATGATGGGGAATTGGCAGAGCTTGTCCGGGAAGGCTATGATGCAGAAGCGGCTGCCAGTATGCTTTGCGTGGATGTGAACCTGCTGCTGATCAAAGTACAGCAAATGCAGAAGCTGGGTGTGCCCTTAAAGCTGCCCTATGCACCGGATGGTGCTTTTTTCAGAAACGTTCGGGAATAA
- a CDS encoding DNA methylase → MGVYIAIDLKSFYASVECVDRGLDPLNTNLVVADESRTEKTICLAVTPSLKAYGIPGRARLFEVIQKVKEVNRARLRRVGTFTGESYLADALNRDPGLKLSFLTAPPRMAKYMEISTKIFNIYMRYIAPEDIHVYSIDEVFIDAAGYLKTYRCTARELAMRMIRDVLRETGITATAGIGTNLYLAKIAMDIVAKHMPADENGVRIAELDEMAYRQQLWSHRPITDFWRVGKGIAKKLEAAYLYTMGDVARASECNEKKLYQMFGVNAELLIDHAWGWEPCRIRDIKAYQPETHSLSQGQVLPEPYSFAKGRLIVREMAEQLVLDLVRKGVVADQMVLTVGYDYTGIPEDYAGTLERNHYGKTVPKMAHGSTNLGRFTASARTMVPAVVRLYEEIVDKRLLVRRMYVVANHVIREQDLPRDTCMQLDLFTDPAEQAERHAAQQQAEQQEKSLQKTILAMQQRYGKNAVLKGMNLQEGATAIARNGQVGGHRA, encoded by the coding sequence GTGGGAGTCTATATTGCAATTGATCTGAAAAGTTTTTACGCTTCGGTGGAATGCGTGGACCGAGGATTGGATCCGCTGAACACGAACCTGGTGGTGGCGGACGAGAGCCGCACGGAGAAAACCATCTGCCTGGCGGTGACTCCTTCCCTGAAGGCATATGGCATTCCCGGCAGAGCCCGCCTGTTTGAAGTGATCCAGAAGGTAAAGGAGGTGAACCGTGCCCGGCTGCGGCGTGTGGGCACCTTTACAGGGGAGTCCTATCTGGCGGATGCGCTGAACCGGGATCCGGGGCTGAAGCTGTCCTTTCTGACGGCTCCGCCCAGGATGGCAAAGTACATGGAGATCTCCACCAAGATTTTCAACATCTATATGCGCTACATCGCCCCGGAGGATATCCATGTATACTCTATTGACGAGGTATTCATTGACGCTGCCGGGTATCTGAAAACCTACCGCTGTACCGCCAGAGAGCTTGCTATGCGTATGATCCGGGATGTACTGCGGGAAACCGGTATTACGGCAACCGCCGGTATTGGTACGAATCTGTATCTGGCAAAGATTGCGATGGATATTGTGGCAAAGCATATGCCGGCGGACGAAAATGGCGTGCGGATCGCCGAGCTGGACGAGATGGCCTATCGGCAGCAGCTTTGGTCCCACCGTCCCATTACGGATTTCTGGCGGGTGGGGAAGGGCATCGCCAAAAAACTGGAGGCAGCGTATCTGTATACCATGGGGGATGTGGCACGGGCATCGGAGTGCAACGAAAAGAAGCTGTATCAGATGTTCGGGGTCAATGCGGAGCTGCTGATCGATCATGCCTGGGGCTGGGAGCCTTGCCGGATCCGGGATATCAAGGCATACCAGCCGGAGACGCACAGCTTGAGTCAGGGGCAGGTGCTGCCGGAGCCTTATTCCTTTGCAAAGGGCAGGCTGATTGTCCGGGAAATGGCGGAGCAGTTGGTGCTGGATCTGGTGCGAAAGGGCGTGGTAGCGGATCAGATGGTGCTGACAGTGGGATATGATTACACGGGTATCCCGGAGGATTATGCCGGCACTCTGGAGCGGAACCATTATGGCAAGACAGTGCCCAAAATGGCACATGGCTCCACGAATCTGGGGCGGTTTACTGCTTCTGCCCGGACGATGGTGCCGGCGGTAGTGCGGCTGTATGAGGAGATCGTGGACAAGCGGCTGCTGGTGCGGCGGATGTATGTGGTGGCAAATCATGTGATCCGGGAACAGGATTTGCCCCGGGATACCTGCATGCAGCTGGATTTGTTTACGGATCCTGCGGAACAGGCGGAGCGGCATGCAGCACAGCAGCAAGCAGAGCAGCAGGAAAAGTCCCTGCAAAAAACCATCCTGGCGATGCAGCAGCGTTACGGCAAAAACGCTGTCCTCAAGGGCATGAATTTGCAGGAGGGCGCAACTGCCATTGCCCGGAATGGGCAGGTAGGAGGGCATCGGGCATGA
- the sfsA gene encoding DNA/RNA nuclease SfsA has product MHYERTAHAVFLRRPNRFVAVTARNGREETVHVKNTGRCRELLLPGREVILAESDRPGRKTRYDLISVYKPGVGWINIDSQAPNAVVQEWLRTKPGIFADMTLCRPEYRYGASRVDFYLECGSRRILIEVKGCTLEVGGEGYFPDAPTERGVKHLHELAAACEAGFECYLAFVIAIPGVNMVHPNLEMHPEFGTALEEARRAGVRVLYLPCQVQEDGLQIREREKGEQV; this is encoded by the coding sequence ATGCATTATGAGCGCACAGCGCATGCAGTCTTTCTCCGGCGTCCCAACCGGTTTGTGGCGGTGACGGCACGGAACGGCAGAGAAGAAACGGTGCATGTAAAGAATACGGGACGGTGCAGGGAACTGCTGCTGCCGGGCAGGGAGGTGATCCTGGCGGAGTCGGATCGCCCTGGCAGAAAGACACGATATGATCTGATTAGTGTGTACAAGCCGGGGGTGGGCTGGATCAATATCGACAGCCAGGCACCGAATGCGGTTGTACAGGAGTGGCTGCGCACAAAGCCGGGGATCTTTGCGGACATGACTCTGTGCAGACCGGAGTATCGGTACGGCGCATCCAGAGTGGATTTTTATCTGGAATGCGGCAGTCGGCGGATTTTGATCGAGGTGAAGGGTTGTACCCTGGAGGTGGGCGGAGAGGGCTACTTTCCGGATGCGCCCACGGAGCGTGGGGTCAAGCATCTTCACGAGCTGGCAGCAGCATGCGAGGCAGGATTTGAGTGTTACCTGGCGTTTGTGATCGCCATTCCGGGAGTGAACATGGTGCATCCCAATTTGGAAATGCATCCGGAATTTGGAACTGCTTTAGAGGAAGCAAGGCGGGCAGGCGTCCGGGTGCTGTATCTGCCCTGCCAGGTGCAGGAGGATGGATTGCAGATCCGGGAACGGGAGAAAGGGGAGCAGGTATGA
- a CDS encoding M48 family metallopeptidase — protein MTKGKVVFAGTFRVESISVPVQLIRSGRKTIGVKVDQKGVVTAQAPYLAKEADILAFLSQHADRIEQYVQRSRMAARQSEDAGRFAAAELEHMAQQAVQVIPQRVAYYARLLGVTYGRITIRNQKSRWGSCSSKGNLNFNCLLMAAPAEVLDSVVAHELCHRKHMDHSKAFYAELYKLFPDYDRCSRWLKEQGVLLMRRMTG, from the coding sequence ATGACCAAGGGTAAGGTGGTGTTTGCAGGCACGTTTCGGGTGGAGAGTATTTCTGTGCCGGTACAGCTGATCCGCAGCGGCAGGAAAACCATCGGGGTGAAGGTGGATCAGAAGGGCGTTGTCACTGCACAGGCACCTTACCTGGCAAAGGAAGCGGATATTCTGGCGTTTCTCAGTCAGCATGCCGATCGGATCGAACAGTATGTGCAGCGAAGCAGAATGGCTGCCAGGCAGTCGGAGGATGCAGGACGGTTTGCTGCGGCGGAGTTGGAGCATATGGCACAGCAGGCAGTGCAGGTGATCCCCCAGCGTGTGGCATACTATGCCCGACTGCTGGGTGTGACCTATGGGCGCATTACCATCCGGAACCAGAAAAGCCGCTGGGGTAGCTGCTCCAGCAAGGGAAATCTGAATTTCAACTGCCTGTTGATGGCTGCTCCGGCGGAGGTGCTGGACTCGGTGGTTGCCCATGAGCTTTGCCACAGAAAGCATATGGATCATTCCAAGGCGTTCTATGCGGAGTTATACAAGTTGTTTCCAGACTATGATCGGTGCAGCCGCTGGCTCAAGGAGCAGGGGGTATTGCTGATGCGGCGGATGACCGGCTGA
- a CDS encoding DUF3784 domain-containing protein: MMGTIILGILLGAIATTAFVVGGLQLAEKGPLLNNSYFYASEKERAEMNKSPYYRQSGVVLLLVGVIFLLNCIAVFGQIRWMIWFVLLTAGVTLLYAVISSIHIDKTK, translated from the coding sequence ATGATGGGAACAATCATTCTAGGCATCCTGTTGGGTGCAATTGCGACAACGGCATTTGTAGTGGGTGGCTTGCAATTGGCGGAAAAAGGACCTTTGCTGAACAACTCGTATTTCTATGCATCCGAAAAGGAACGGGCGGAGATGAACAAGTCCCCCTACTACCGTCAGTCGGGTGTTGTCCTGCTGTTGGTGGGTGTGATCTTCCTGCTCAATTGTATCGCTGTGTTCGGGCAGATTCGATGGATGATCTGGTTTGTATTGCTGACAGCCGGAGTCACATTGCTCTATGCCGTGATATCCTCCATACACATTGATAAAACAAAATAG
- a CDS encoding DegV family protein has product MREFIISAEAFCDMDPAYMQQQHVNLMGAVYALSDDEYQENTPNCLDPKTFYDRLRKGEMPRTSQVSVEQARASFEEIVRSGKDVLHISFSSALSGTCQSCTIAANDVMERYPDSKVLVVDSLSASMGHGLLVEYALRLKAAGKTIEETAALVTQNRLKFCHYFTVDDLNHLHRGGRVSKVSAVVGGMLGIKPILNVNEEGKLIPFAKVRGRKQSLLALVENMKKKYHNDLDLPVFISHGDAPEDANFVADQVREHFGIQDIRIGTIGPVIGAHAGPGTVALFFIGKDRSI; this is encoded by the coding sequence ATGAGAGAGTTCATTATTTCCGCAGAAGCCTTCTGCGATATGGATCCGGCATACATGCAGCAGCAGCATGTGAATCTGATGGGAGCGGTATACGCTCTGTCCGATGACGAGTATCAGGAAAATACCCCCAACTGTCTGGATCCCAAAACCTTTTATGACCGGCTGCGCAAGGGAGAAATGCCCCGCACTTCCCAGGTCAGCGTGGAACAAGCCAGAGCCTCCTTCGAGGAGATCGTCCGCAGCGGCAAGGATGTGCTGCACATTTCCTTTTCCTCTGCGTTGAGCGGCACCTGCCAGTCCTGCACCATTGCAGCCAACGACGTGATGGAACGCTACCCGGACAGCAAGGTGCTGGTGGTGGATTCCCTGTCCGCTTCCATGGGGCATGGTCTGCTGGTGGAGTATGCTCTGCGGCTCAAGGCGGCTGGAAAAACCATCGAAGAGACTGCCGCCCTCGTCACCCAGAATCGACTAAAATTCTGTCACTACTTTACAGTAGATGATCTGAACCATCTGCACAGGGGCGGTAGAGTGTCCAAGGTTTCCGCAGTGGTGGGCGGCATGCTGGGCATCAAGCCCATTCTGAATGTCAATGAAGAAGGCAAGCTGATCCCCTTCGCAAAGGTGCGTGGCAGAAAGCAATCCCTGCTTGCACTTGTGGAAAACATGAAAAAGAAATATCACAACGATCTGGATCTGCCTGTATTCATCAGTCACGGAGATGCCCCGGAGGATGCAAACTTTGTTGCCGACCAGGTTCGGGAACACTTCGGCATCCAGGATATCCGCATCGGCACCATCGGCCCGGTCATCGGCGCCCACGCAGGGCCCGGAACCGTTGCCCTGTTCTTTATCGGCAAGGACAGAAGCATCTGA
- a CDS encoding class D sortase, whose translation MNKTEQPEHPARKSRTGLIADLCTPLLLLVLCGAITAVAAIKPYEKLQTYLNIAFMDNFKNSDPQAGLLIKNNQINTEHQGQTYTEGKILVPAFGEQYATLSCDSISLNVPVYWGTTAALLERGACQATSSVVLGNPGNVVIDAHVNTFFAHLDQMSVGDTVVLYTQYGRFTYEVSETVTFQKTDKRYVIPTEDDRLTLYTCINNVFGSSDDRYAVICKLTERAFYQETEGQNP comes from the coding sequence ATGAATAAGACAGAACAACCGGAGCATCCGGCAAGGAAATCCAGAACAGGACTGATCGCTGATCTCTGCACCCCCCTGCTGCTTCTGGTGCTGTGCGGTGCCATTACGGCAGTAGCAGCCATCAAGCCCTACGAAAAGCTCCAGACCTATCTGAACATTGCCTTTATGGACAATTTCAAAAATTCCGATCCCCAGGCAGGGCTGCTCATCAAGAATAATCAGATCAATACGGAGCATCAGGGGCAGACCTATACTGAGGGCAAAATTCTGGTGCCTGCATTCGGCGAACAGTACGCCACTCTGAGCTGCGACTCCATTTCCCTGAATGTGCCCGTATACTGGGGTACCACCGCCGCTCTGCTGGAGCGGGGCGCCTGCCAGGCAACCAGCTCCGTTGTCCTGGGCAATCCCGGCAATGTGGTTATTGATGCACACGTCAACACCTTTTTTGCACACCTGGATCAGATGTCTGTCGGGGATACGGTGGTGCTGTATACCCAGTACGGCAGATTCACCTATGAGGTTTCCGAAACCGTCACCTTTCAAAAGACGGACAAGCGGTATGTAATCCCCACAGAGGATGACAGGCTGACCCTGTATACCTGTATCAACAACGTATTCGGCTCCTCGGACGACCGGTATGCGGTGATCTGCAAGCTGACGGAACGTGCATTCTATCAGGAAACGGAGGGGCAGAATCCATGA
- a CDS encoding GNAT family N-acetyltransferase: MELTFEPLQREDLAACYALCMQSFFESVPLEEVEQTFALCSRDPSYRLVVGKVDGRVVTYATLHFFHTVFDGMRPMATIWYVCVDPAYRSRGIGKALFAELCRICEAEQCLEIVFTCLQENASAQGFYRSLGFRDDLERAFVRYYFEP; this comes from the coding sequence ATGGAACTGACCTTTGAACCTTTGCAGCGAGAGGATCTTGCCGCCTGCTATGCGCTGTGCATGCAGAGCTTTTTCGAGTCCGTGCCACTGGAGGAGGTGGAGCAGACCTTCGCTCTGTGCAGCCGGGATCCCAGTTACCGACTGGTAGTGGGAAAGGTGGACGGCAGGGTCGTGACCTATGCCACCCTGCATTTCTTTCACACGGTGTTTGACGGCATGCGGCCCATGGCGACCATCTGGTATGTGTGCGTGGATCCGGCATACCGGAGCCGGGGTATTGGAAAAGCGCTTTTTGCAGAGCTATGCCGGATCTGTGAAGCAGAGCAGTGCCTGGAAATCGTGTTCACCTGCCTGCAGGAAAATGCGTCCGCACAGGGCTTTTACCGTTCTCTGGGGTTCCGGGATGATCTGGAGCGTGCCTTTGTGCGGTATTACTTTGAACCGTAG
- a CDS encoding DEAD/DEAH box helicase, whose product MGFTEMTEIQEKSIPLMMQGIDLIGRSNTGTGKTAAFGIPAVESISQEDPRSVQVLILCPTRELAMQACEELKKLSRFMPWVRPCAVYGGASMDRQIGDLKRGANIVVGTPGRVMDHMNRRTLKLQNLKTVILDEADEMLNMGFREDIETILSGVPEERQTVLFSATMPPEIMAITKQFQKDPTVIKIAAKHRTVDTIEQYYYETAMGRKTDALRLLLLAYEPKSAMVFCNTKRTVDELTEALCDKGIQAAGLHGDMKQMQRTQVMNAFKSGRIGVLVATDVAARGIDVNGIDLVFNYDLPQDNEYYIHRIGRTGRAGKSGTALTLVSGRRQVFALRDIAKYTKAEIIQKALPTRADLAAKKTQQLHDAVAQACAEQPSSRAEELLNRLTEEGYTAQQIAQVLLEEKLSASLQSIPEFDAPQPIRREGKRGRSAVTTAKVDINIGRQQRIAPNFILGALVDATGLSGKDFGKIDIFDQHTTVEVPEAEMDFVIDSLNAGKINGHKVTVKRYEGKETGSRSDFRGKSRNDGFNRRPRGRNTDRRNEHKKQSRRFYG is encoded by the coding sequence ATGGGTTTTACAGAAATGACAGAGATCCAGGAAAAAAGCATTCCGCTGATGATGCAGGGAATAGATCTGATCGGCAGATCCAACACCGGCACCGGCAAGACCGCCGCATTCGGCATTCCGGCAGTGGAATCCATCTCCCAGGAGGATCCCCGCTCGGTTCAGGTTCTGATCCTCTGCCCCACCCGCGAGCTTGCCATGCAGGCCTGTGAGGAACTGAAAAAGCTCTCCCGGTTCATGCCCTGGGTACGACCCTGTGCCGTATACGGAGGTGCCAGCATGGATCGGCAGATCGGCGATCTGAAACGGGGCGCAAACATTGTAGTGGGCACACCGGGACGGGTTATGGATCACATGAACCGGCGCACCCTCAAGCTGCAGAATCTGAAAACCGTGATCCTGGACGAGGCAGATGAAATGCTCAACATGGGCTTCCGGGAAGACATTGAGACCATCCTGTCCGGAGTGCCGGAGGAACGGCAGACCGTACTGTTTTCCGCTACCATGCCCCCGGAGATCATGGCAATTACAAAACAGTTCCAGAAGGATCCGACGGTCATCAAAATCGCTGCAAAGCACCGGACTGTGGATACCATTGAGCAATACTACTATGAGACTGCCATGGGCAGAAAGACGGATGCACTCCGGCTGCTGCTGCTGGCATATGAACCAAAGTCCGCTATGGTGTTCTGCAACACCAAGCGCACGGTGGATGAGCTGACAGAGGCACTTTGCGACAAGGGCATCCAGGCGGCAGGACTTCACGGAGATATGAAGCAGATGCAGCGCACCCAGGTGATGAACGCATTCAAAAGCGGCAGGATCGGCGTTCTGGTGGCAACGGATGTGGCTGCCCGGGGCATTGACGTAAACGGCATCGACCTGGTGTTCAACTACGATCTGCCCCAGGACAACGAGTACTATATCCACCGCATCGGCAGAACCGGCAGAGCAGGCAAATCCGGCACCGCCCTGACCCTGGTCAGCGGCAGGCGGCAGGTGTTCGCCCTGCGGGATATTGCAAAGTATACCAAAGCGGAAATCATCCAGAAGGCACTGCCCACCCGGGCGGATCTTGCAGCAAAGAAAACACAGCAGCTGCATGACGCAGTGGCACAGGCATGCGCCGAACAACCGTCTTCCAGAGCAGAGGAACTGCTGAACCGGCTGACGGAGGAGGGATATACCGCACAGCAGATCGCCCAGGTACTGCTGGAGGAAAAGCTGTCCGCATCCTTACAGAGCATTCCCGAATTTGACGCACCCCAGCCCATCCGCCGGGAAGGCAAGCGTGGCAGAAGCGCCGTTACCACTGCAAAGGTGGATATCAACATTGGCAGACAGCAGCGCATTGCGCCCAATTTCATCCTGGGCGCTCTGGTAGATGCCACCGGTCTTTCCGGCAAGGACTTCGGCAAAATTGATATCTTCGACCAGCACACTACTGTGGAAGTGCCGGAAGCGGAAATGGATTTTGTCATTGATTCTCTGAACGCCGGCAAGATCAACGGGCACAAGGTCACCGTCAAGCGCTACGAGGGCAAGGAAACCGGCAGCCGCAGCGACTTCCGGGGCAAGTCCCGGAATGACGGCTTCAACCGCCGTCCCCGGGGCAGGAATACAGACCGGCGAAACGAGCATAAAAAGCAATCCAGACGATTCTACGGATAA
- a CDS encoding metallophosphoesterase family protein → MIYVTGDMHGDFSRFKDSPLKKLKAGDTLLVCGDFGFIWDGSRQEQKLLKKIGNLKYNVAFVDGCHENFDLLEEYDVTEWNGGQVHHICGNLYHLMRGEIYEIEGERIFAFGGGHSGDFDIRRDTDNWWEREQPSYDEIMHAVETLGNADNAVDFIITHEPPASLKDCLNVDTSQRLEVHAFFEDIIKVCTFRKWYFGKCHMNKRIPLKFYAIFDEVHCLNEPD, encoded by the coding sequence GTGATCTATGTAACCGGTGATATGCACGGCGATTTTTCCCGTTTTAAGGATTCCCCGCTAAAAAAGCTGAAAGCAGGCGACACGCTGCTGGTATGCGGAGACTTTGGCTTTATCTGGGACGGCTCCCGGCAGGAGCAGAAGCTTTTAAAGAAAATCGGCAATCTGAAATACAATGTAGCATTTGTGGACGGCTGTCATGAAAATTTCGATCTGCTGGAGGAATACGACGTTACCGAATGGAACGGAGGGCAGGTGCATCACATCTGCGGCAATCTGTATCATCTGATGCGGGGCGAAATCTACGAGATCGAAGGCGAACGGATCTTTGCCTTTGGCGGCGGACACAGCGGCGATTTCGACATCCGCCGGGATACGGACAACTGGTGGGAACGGGAACAGCCCAGCTATGATGAAATCATGCATGCGGTGGAAACACTGGGCAATGCGGACAATGCGGTGGATTTTATCATCACCCATGAGCCTCCCGCATCCTTAAAGGACTGCTTGAACGTGGACACCTCCCAAAGACTGGAAGTACATGCATTTTTCGAGGACATTATCAAGGTCTGCACCTTCCGCAAATGGTATTTCGGCAAATGCCACATGAACAAGCGGATTCCCTTGAAGTTTTATGCCATCTTTGATGAGGTACACTGTCTGAACGAACCGGATTAG
- a CDS encoding D-alanyl-D-alanine carboxypeptidase family protein, translating to MRWINPIKKTAILLICCVTALHICLPGLRASAMFTPTFDLQSKAAILYSTDTREVLYAKNQDEKMMPGALVNLMTALICVENNQDLAGTQVTVKGSLFDAFVDYSYPSDLRYGEIYRGDVFTLEELLYAMLLTSSCEASVVIADEIGHGSVPGFVAMMNLKAEEIGMKNTHFTNPDGRYNEYQVTTAGDMLLMMQYIQEHASKVLEIARTASYSPQIRTQENHQNGTLTWSHANIMMDEESRFYYKGAAGLKTATLQEYGRNIMVDAARDGHHYLVILMQSPIYNENKENTYYHLQDAAAVLDWAFGHFNYEEILSLNEEIAEIPVENAKNENNYVILKPREELVMLWPDTVDRSVVQRIVVKEDSVKAPVQKGQVLGSIELRFGGETLKKVDLIATSDVEQSFVRFNLSAAREFRHSKWMKTALILSIVLTVLYLGVCVYFIRIYPKRTKPIRGLVRDKRKKGTRIRRD from the coding sequence ATGCGTTGGATCAATCCAATAAAAAAGACAGCCATCTTGTTGATCTGCTGTGTGACAGCATTGCATATATGCCTGCCGGGTCTGCGTGCATCCGCTATGTTTACACCCACCTTCGATCTGCAGAGCAAGGCGGCGATTTTGTACAGTACGGATACCAGGGAGGTACTGTACGCCAAAAATCAAGACGAGAAAATGATGCCCGGCGCTCTTGTGAATCTGATGACTGCGCTGATCTGCGTGGAGAATAACCAGGATCTTGCAGGTACCCAGGTGACGGTCAAGGGCTCCCTGTTTGATGCCTTTGTGGATTACAGCTATCCAAGCGACCTGCGGTATGGGGAGATCTACCGGGGGGATGTGTTTACCCTGGAGGAATTGCTATATGCCATGCTGCTGACCTCCTCCTGCGAGGCGTCCGTCGTGATCGCAGATGAAATCGGGCACGGCAGCGTGCCGGGTTTTGTAGCGATGATGAATCTGAAGGCAGAAGAGATCGGCATGAAAAATACTCATTTTACCAACCCGGACGGCAGATATAATGAATACCAGGTAACCACAGCCGGAGACATGCTGCTGATGATGCAGTATATCCAGGAGCATGCCTCCAAGGTGCTGGAGATCGCCCGGACGGCAAGCTATTCGCCCCAGATCCGCACCCAGGAAAATCACCAGAACGGCACGCTGACCTGGAGCCATGCCAATATTATGATGGATGAGGAAAGCCGGTTTTACTATAAGGGTGCCGCTGGGTTGAAAACTGCCACCTTACAGGAATACGGCAGGAATATTATGGTGGATGCTGCACGGGATGGACATCACTATCTGGTGATTCTGATGCAGTCCCCGATCTATAATGAGAACAAGGAGAATACCTATTATCACCTGCAGGATGCAGCAGCGGTGCTGGATTGGGCGTTCGGTCATTTTAATTATGAGGAGATTCTGAGCCTTAACGAGGAGATTGCCGAGATCCCAGTGGAAAATGCCAAGAACGAAAACAACTATGTGATTCTCAAGCCCCGGGAGGAACTGGTGATGCTCTGGCCGGATACGGTGGATCGCAGCGTGGTGCAGCGGATCGTGGTCAAGGAGGACAGCGTAAAGGCTCCGGTACAGAAGGGACAGGTACTGGGCAGTATTGAGCTTCGGTTCGGGGGAGAAACTCTGAAAAAGGTGGATCTGATCGCCACCAGTGATGTGGAGCAATCCTTTGTCCGGTTCAATTTGTCTGCTGCCCGGGAATTCAGGCATTCCAAATGGATGAAAACTGCGCTGATTCTTTCCATTGTGCTGACGGTGCTGTATCTGGGCGTTTGCGTTTACTTTATCCGGATCTATCCCAAGCGGACAAAGCCAATCCGGGGACTGGTACGGGACAAGCGCAAAAAGGGTACCCGGATTCGCCGGGATTGA